One Brassica napus cultivar Da-Ae chromosome C2, Da-Ae, whole genome shotgun sequence DNA window includes the following coding sequences:
- the BNAC02G43460D gene encoding protein INCREASED RESISTANCE TO MYZUS PERSICAE 1 produces the protein MVLGKRHGSLIKRTTSMLMITDDIATIYDHASQPSDHLTMHQHHHNPTVMMATNNDDDFLRTCSLCNRNLCHRRDIYMYRGDNAFCSLDCREKQIKLDERKVKNGVRAFKKTVRI, from the exons atggTTCTGGGAAAGCGTCATGGCTCTTTGATTAAGAGAACAACAAGCATGCTAATGATCACAGACGATATAGCCACGATCTATGACCATGCATCTCAGCCGTCTGATCATCTAACCATGCATCAGCATCATCATAATCCGACGGTGATGATGGCTACTAATAACGATGATGACTTCTTGAGGACTTGTAGCCTCTGCAATCGAAATCTATGCCATCGTCGTGACATTTATATGTATAG AGGGGACAATGCATTTTGTAGCTTAGATTGCAGAGAGAAGCAAATTAAGCTTGACGAGAGGAAAGTGAAAAATGGCGTTAGAGCATTCAAGAAAACCGTTCGTATTTGA
- the LOC106382850 gene encoding agamous-like MADS-box protein AGL27: MGRRKVEIKLIENKNSRQVTFSKRRTGLIEKARQLSVLCESSVAVLVVSASGKLYNSSSGDNMTNIIDRYGIQHACELRSLDLAEKTRSYLPHNELLESVKSNLEESNVDNASVDSLISLEDQLETALSATRARKTELTMEFVKMLQEKEELLREENLVLASQIGKTNGGRQNNSPANSSGINPPETLPLLK; encoded by the exons ATGGGGAGAAGAAAAGTAGAGATCAAACTAATTGAGAACAAAAATAGTAGACAAGTCACTTTCTCTAAACGACGCACTGGTCTCATCGAGAAAGCTCGACAGCTTTCAGTTCTCTGTGAATCATCCGTCGCTGTTCTCGTCGTCTCCGCCTCTGGAAAACTCTACAACTCCTCTTCCGGTGACAA CATGACCAACATCATCGATCGTTATGGCATACAACATGCTTGTGAACTTAGAAGCTTG GATCTTGCAGAAAAAACTCGGAGTTATCTTCCACACAATGAGTTACTCGAATCAGTCAAAAG CAATCTTGAAGAATCAAATGTCGACAACGCAAGTGTAGATTCTCTAATTTCTCTGGAGGACCAGCTCGAAACTGCTCTGTCTGCAACTAGAGCTAGGAAG ACAGAACTAACGATGGAGTTTGTGAAGATGCTTCAAGAAAAG GAGGAGTTGCTGAGAGAAGAGAATCTGGTTTTGGCTAGCCAG ATAGGGAAGACGAACGGAGGGAGACAGAACAATTCACCGGCAAATAGCTCCGGCATCAATCCTCCGGAGACTCTCCCGCTGCTAAAGTAA